Proteins encoded within one genomic window of Amorphoplanes friuliensis DSM 7358:
- a CDS encoding AbfB domain-containing protein has protein sequence MPVSPAGAHRLAPRLRPRTVVAGAATLSALFVIGLVLAPEEKEARRPPMFIALPTVPEATVPAADPSSVPASVPSSTAAPRPFPSRSTVRVTSDSISTVRPPAARRVASPRPSLPVVGSSIGLGSASVPGLRVRHRDYRAYLEEVGARSSAQDRADSRFTVRPGRARTGCLSFESQNFPGYFLRHRNFVLRLDRVDGSALFDADTTFCAVPVTGGGFVLRAHNYPDHYLTERDSLLSLIRTRPAEATAFVTRPVV, from the coding sequence GTGCCGGTCTCACCGGCCGGCGCCCATCGGCTCGCCCCGCGCCTCCGGCCGCGGACCGTCGTCGCCGGTGCGGCCACGCTCAGCGCGCTCTTCGTGATCGGCTTGGTGCTGGCGCCCGAGGAGAAGGAGGCGCGCCGGCCGCCGATGTTCATCGCGCTCCCGACCGTCCCCGAGGCGACCGTCCCGGCGGCGGACCCGTCCTCCGTCCCGGCGTCCGTTCCGTCGTCCACCGCCGCGCCGCGGCCGTTCCCGAGCCGCTCCACCGTGCGGGTGACCAGCGACTCGATCAGCACGGTGCGACCGCCGGCGGCGCGGAGGGTGGCCTCTCCCCGGCCGTCGCTTCCCGTGGTGGGTTCCTCGATCGGTCTGGGCTCGGCGTCCGTGCCAGGCCTGCGCGTGCGGCACCGTGACTACCGCGCCTACCTCGAGGAGGTCGGCGCCCGCAGCTCCGCGCAGGACCGGGCCGACTCGCGGTTCACCGTCCGGCCCGGCCGGGCCCGCACCGGCTGCCTCTCGTTCGAGTCGCAGAACTTCCCCGGCTATTTCCTGCGCCACCGCAACTTCGTGCTCCGCCTGGACCGCGTCGACGGCAGTGCGCTCTTCGACGCGGACACGACCTTTTGCGCGGTGCCCGTGACCGGTGGCGGATTTGTGCTCCGGGCGCACAACTACCCCGATCACTACCTCACGGAGCGCGACTCACTGCTGTCACTCATCCGTACGCGCCCGGCCGAGGCGACAGCGTTCGTCACCCGTCCGGTCGTCTAG
- a CDS encoding DUF899 domain-containing protein encodes MTPDVVTREEWLAARKELLTREKELTRARDRLNADRRRLPMVRIDKPYRFEGPDGAVGLPELFEGRRQLVLHHFMFAPGWEAACASCSSAADSIAGLRQLHARNTTLVAVSRAPYAQIAAFRERMGWTFPWYSSYGSDFNYDFHATLDDRVTPVLLHFRTEDELAETGTPWTGGPWTESMRGGELPGLSAFLRVDDEVFHTYSTYGRGIEEFHNGYPYLDLTALGRQEAWEEPQGRATPLGLQVGSPGMRLPDEYDV; translated from the coding sequence ATGACACCCGACGTGGTGACGCGGGAGGAGTGGCTCGCGGCCCGCAAGGAGTTGCTGACGCGGGAGAAAGAGCTCACCCGGGCCCGGGACCGGCTCAACGCCGATCGCCGGCGGCTGCCGATGGTACGGATCGACAAGCCGTACCGCTTCGAAGGCCCGGACGGGGCGGTGGGTCTGCCCGAGCTGTTCGAGGGCCGCCGGCAGCTGGTGCTGCACCACTTCATGTTCGCGCCCGGCTGGGAGGCGGCCTGCGCGAGCTGCTCCTCGGCGGCCGACAGCATCGCCGGGCTGCGGCAACTGCACGCCCGCAACACCACCCTGGTGGCGGTGTCGCGCGCCCCGTACGCCCAGATTGCCGCCTTCCGGGAGCGGATGGGCTGGACGTTCCCCTGGTACTCGTCGTACGGCAGCGACTTCAACTACGACTTCCACGCGACCCTCGACGACCGTGTGACGCCGGTGCTGCTGCACTTCCGTACCGAGGACGAGCTTGCGGAGACGGGGACGCCGTGGACGGGCGGGCCGTGGACCGAGAGCATGCGGGGTGGGGAGTTGCCGGGTCTCAGCGCGTTCCTGCGGGTCGATGACGAGGTCTTCCACACCTATTCGACCTATGGACGTGGCATCGAGGAGTTCCACAACGGTTACCCCTACCTGGACCTGACCGCTCTCGGGCGGCAGGAGGCGTGGGAGGAGCCGCAGGGCCGGGCGACCCCGCTCGGCCTGCAGGTGGGCAGCCCGGGGATGCGGCTGCCCGACGAGTACGACGTCTAG
- a CDS encoding substrate-binding domain-containing protein has protein sequence MRFRAGTAALTTVAVVAVVAGVRVGINQFNGAECSGEVHLTVAAAPGLAEAVRSEADAWTGEKAEIDGSCIRIDVQSSDPADVAAVLSAKQRVSLTGAGAPREGVAAPDVWISDSRSWLQRLRSAAPSFAFTEEGSVALSPVVLAMPAPIAESLGWPRKKLTYNDLLTLITTSTTTRTGTADPTRDATALSGLLALTAAATAADQRKPGTSNGLLRSLATDTSVLRDDLMAQLPQSADDAALAAGLSLAAMPESDVVRYNAGNPPVPLAALYLEPAPVPLDHPFAVMPEISPDQAEAAHQFYGRLTTGSAFRAQLGTAGLRAPDGTAPSGLKRPEGAPARIDTGASAGSGEAAASDADGASIDRALAGWSAVIAPARMLAIVDSSTSMRTPVPTARNATRMQLTIAAARGGLSLFSDDWAVGLWQSAGGSGGGHSELVPIRPLTGNRTTVANALAGIRPSSGEAGLYRSILEGYRAVQNGWQAGRVNSVLVLTDGVGIGEGDLELNDLLDQLAEAKTADKPVQVIVLGIGNAVEQPPLKKITGVTGGGVFVAEDPAQIGAVFLEALSLRTTAPR, from the coding sequence ATGCGATTTCGCGCAGGTACCGCCGCTCTGACGACGGTCGCCGTCGTAGCGGTGGTTGCCGGTGTGCGTGTGGGTATCAACCAGTTCAACGGCGCGGAGTGTTCCGGTGAGGTGCACCTGACCGTCGCGGCTGCACCTGGGCTCGCCGAGGCCGTGCGCAGCGAGGCCGACGCCTGGACGGGTGAGAAGGCCGAGATCGACGGGTCCTGCATCCGCATCGACGTGCAGTCCTCGGATCCGGCGGACGTCGCCGCGGTCCTGAGCGCGAAGCAGCGGGTCTCCCTGACCGGCGCGGGTGCGCCCCGGGAGGGTGTCGCCGCCCCCGACGTCTGGATCTCGGACTCGCGCAGCTGGTTGCAGCGGCTGCGGTCGGCCGCGCCGTCCTTCGCCTTCACCGAGGAGGGCTCGGTCGCGCTCAGCCCGGTCGTCCTGGCGATGCCCGCGCCGATCGCGGAGAGTCTCGGCTGGCCCCGCAAGAAGCTCACCTACAACGACCTGCTCACCCTGATCACCACCAGCACCACGACCCGGACCGGGACGGCCGATCCCACCCGCGACGCCACCGCGTTGTCGGGACTGCTCGCGCTGACCGCCGCGGCCACGGCCGCCGACCAGCGCAAGCCCGGCACCTCGAACGGTCTGCTGCGGTCGCTGGCCACCGACACGTCGGTGCTGCGCGACGACCTGATGGCCCAGCTGCCCCAATCGGCCGACGACGCGGCGCTGGCCGCCGGTCTCAGCCTCGCGGCCATGCCCGAGAGTGACGTCGTCCGGTACAACGCCGGCAACCCGCCGGTGCCGCTGGCCGCGCTCTACCTCGAGCCGGCGCCGGTGCCGCTGGACCACCCGTTCGCGGTCATGCCCGAGATCTCCCCGGACCAGGCCGAGGCCGCCCACCAGTTCTACGGCCGGCTCACCACGGGCAGCGCCTTCCGGGCCCAGCTCGGCACCGCCGGTCTGCGGGCGCCCGACGGCACCGCACCCTCCGGCCTCAAGCGTCCCGAGGGCGCGCCGGCCCGCATCGACACGGGTGCGTCGGCCGGCAGCGGCGAGGCCGCCGCCTCCGACGCCGACGGTGCCAGCATCGACCGTGCCCTGGCGGGCTGGTCGGCCGTGATCGCCCCGGCCCGGATGCTCGCGATCGTCGACTCCTCGACCAGCATGCGGACACCGGTGCCGACCGCCCGCAACGCGACCCGCATGCAGCTGACCATCGCCGCCGCCCGTGGCGGCCTGAGCCTGTTCAGCGACGACTGGGCGGTCGGTCTCTGGCAGTCCGCCGGCGGCTCCGGCGGCGGTCACAGCGAGCTCGTCCCGATCCGGCCCCTCACCGGCAACCGCACCACGGTCGCGAACGCCCTGGCCGGCATCCGGCCCTCCAGCGGCGAGGCGGGCCTCTACCGCTCGATCCTCGAGGGTTACCGCGCCGTCCAGAACGGCTGGCAGGCCGGCCGGGTCAACTCCGTCCTGGTCCTCACCGACGGCGTCGGCATCGGCGAGGGCGACCTCGAGCTGAACGACCTGCTCGATCAGCTCGCGGAGGCCAAGACAGCCGACAAGCCGGTCCAGGTGATCGTGCTCGGCATCGGCAACGCCGTCGAACAGCCCCCGCTCAAGAAGATCACCGGTGTCACCGGCGGCGGCGTATTTGTCGCCGAGGACCCGGCCCAGATCGGCGCGGTCTTCCTCGAGGCCCTCTCGCTGCGCACCACCGCACCCCGCTGA
- a CDS encoding peptidylprolyl isomerase, whose translation MVVGRVVAAVLMAGALGLTGASPAVASGGDPDAPTAGPCAYTPTPDDPAARPVPLPRDPERTPSRGVVEVLLRTNLGPIPLVLDRAAAPCTVQSFVHLTRQRFYDRTICHRLTTYPTLLVLQCGDPSGTGEGGPGYRYADELPTGLPPAPTDPTGERRVYARGVLAMANAGPDTNGSQFFLVYGNSALRPNYTIFGSVTTTGLETLDEVAAGGVTPTAEDPAPLDGPPALRTEIRTARVRF comes from the coding sequence ATGGTTGTTGGTCGTGTGGTGGCTGCGGTCCTGATGGCCGGGGCACTGGGTCTGACCGGTGCGTCGCCCGCCGTGGCGAGCGGTGGTGATCCTGATGCGCCGACCGCGGGGCCGTGCGCCTACACGCCGACGCCGGACGATCCGGCCGCGCGGCCGGTGCCGCTGCCGCGTGATCCGGAGCGGACGCCGAGCCGGGGAGTGGTCGAGGTGCTGCTGCGGACCAACCTCGGGCCGATCCCGCTCGTGCTCGACCGGGCCGCGGCGCCCTGCACGGTGCAGAGCTTCGTGCACCTGACGCGGCAGCGGTTCTACGACCGGACGATCTGTCACCGGCTCACGACCTACCCGACCCTGCTGGTCCTGCAGTGCGGTGACCCGTCGGGGACCGGCGAGGGCGGGCCGGGGTACCGCTACGCCGACGAGCTGCCGACCGGTCTGCCCCCGGCGCCGACCGACCCGACCGGTGAGCGCCGCGTCTACGCCCGGGGTGTGCTCGCCATGGCGAACGCCGGGCCCGACACCAACGGCAGCCAGTTCTTCCTGGTCTACGGCAACTCGGCACTGCGCCCGAACTACACGATCTTCGGCAGTGTCACGACCACCGGCCTGGAAACCCTGGACGAGGTGGCAGCCGGGGGAGTGACCCCGACCGCGGAGGACCCGGCGCCGCTGGACGGGCCGCCCGCCCTGCGCACCGAGATCCGGACGGCGCGAGTCCGCTTCTGA
- a CDS encoding class I SAM-dependent methyltransferase has product MTHYLADSAAAWQESWNLQQEAFLPDREHRFTTMLDAVGAVTDDAPPRVLDLAGGTGTISLRTLARFPGAEVTVVDQDPVLLALATASLGDRATIIAADLGDPSWTAALPHRRYDAVLTATALHWLPPERLTTLYGEILQVLRPGGVFANADHMPDEGLPGLTKRLMTRADTRRETRYATGAALSWPGWWSKVAADPQLAPLFAEREKIYPAAHGAAEWTPPAAWHLDALRAAGFTETGLLWRGAADATVAAVR; this is encoded by the coding sequence ATGACTCATTACCTGGCCGACTCGGCGGCAGCGTGGCAGGAGAGCTGGAATCTGCAGCAGGAGGCGTTCCTGCCCGACCGGGAACACCGGTTCACGACCATGCTGGACGCGGTCGGGGCCGTCACGGACGACGCACCGCCGCGGGTGCTGGACCTGGCCGGCGGCACCGGCACGATCAGCCTGCGGACGCTGGCCCGCTTCCCGGGCGCCGAGGTCACGGTCGTCGACCAGGATCCGGTGCTGCTCGCGCTGGCCACCGCCTCCCTGGGTGACCGGGCGACGATCATCGCGGCCGACCTGGGCGACCCGTCCTGGACGGCGGCACTCCCCCACCGGCGGTACGACGCGGTGCTGACCGCCACGGCGTTGCACTGGCTGCCACCGGAGCGGCTGACCACGCTCTACGGCGAGATCCTCCAGGTGCTGCGCCCCGGTGGCGTCTTCGCCAACGCCGACCACATGCCCGACGAGGGACTGCCGGGGCTGACAAAACGCCTGATGACCAGGGCGGACACCCGTCGCGAGACGCGCTACGCGACGGGTGCCGCACTGTCCTGGCCCGGCTGGTGGAGCAAGGTCGCGGCGGACCCGCAGCTCGCGCCGCTCTTTGCCGAACGCGAGAAGATCTATCCCGCCGCCCACGGCGCGGCCGAGTGGACCCCGCCGGCGGCCTGGCATCTCGATGCCCTGCGCGCCGCGGGGTTCACCGAGACGGGCCTGCTGTGGCGGGGCGCGGCCGACGCCACGGTTGCCGCGGTCCGGTAA
- a CDS encoding DMT family transporter gives MPPAKTATLPLLAAAATMILWASAFIVIRSAGAHYSPGAMALGRLAVGATALTLVASFRPRRLPRGRPLLLVIVYGVLWFGIYAVLVNAAEHHLDAGTTALVINVGPILIAVLAGLYLKEGFPRGLMIGLVVAFAGVATIAAATSTGRHDTTGVLLALGAAALYAVGVLLQKQALDFVDPFTATWLGCVAGAVACLPFAPALVDEVRAAPGSATLGVVYLGVFPTAIAFATWAHALKRMSAGTLSSSSYLVPGLAVLMSWLLLDEAPAPLALVGGALCLTGVALTSLLQISGNKSPEPLDSPRPV, from the coding sequence ATGCCTCCCGCGAAGACCGCCACTCTGCCCCTGCTCGCCGCGGCGGCCACGATGATCCTCTGGGCGTCCGCGTTCATCGTGATCCGCAGTGCCGGCGCGCACTACAGCCCCGGCGCGATGGCGCTCGGCCGGCTCGCCGTCGGCGCCACCGCACTCACCCTGGTCGCGTCCTTCAGACCCCGTCGCCTCCCGCGCGGCCGTCCCCTCCTGCTGGTCATCGTGTACGGAGTGCTGTGGTTCGGCATCTACGCCGTGCTCGTGAACGCGGCCGAACACCACCTCGACGCGGGTACCACCGCCCTCGTGATCAACGTCGGGCCGATCCTGATCGCCGTCCTCGCCGGGCTGTACCTGAAGGAGGGCTTCCCGCGCGGCTTGATGATCGGGCTGGTGGTCGCGTTCGCCGGGGTCGCAACGATCGCTGCCGCCACCTCGACCGGCCGCCACGACACGACGGGTGTGCTGCTCGCGCTCGGCGCCGCCGCCCTGTACGCCGTCGGCGTGCTCCTGCAGAAGCAGGCCCTCGACTTCGTGGACCCGTTCACCGCCACGTGGCTCGGCTGCGTCGCGGGCGCCGTCGCCTGCCTGCCGTTCGCCCCGGCGCTGGTCGACGAGGTTCGCGCGGCGCCCGGGTCCGCCACCCTCGGGGTCGTCTACCTGGGGGTGTTCCCGACGGCCATCGCGTTCGCGACGTGGGCGCACGCCCTCAAGCGGATGAGCGCGGGCACGCTGAGCTCGTCGTCGTACCTGGTCCCGGGTCTGGCCGTGCTGATGTCCTGGCTGCTGCTGGACGAGGCGCCCGCACCGCTGGCGCTGGTCGGCGGCGCCTTGTGCCTGACCGGCGTGGCCCTGACCTCACTGTTGCAAATTAGTGGCAACAAGTCGCCGGAACCTCTGGACTCGCCCCGACCTGTGTAA
- a CDS encoding LysR family transcriptional regulator — protein MLDLHRLRIFRAVVASGSVNAAAANLGYTASAVSQHVTALQRETGLVLLSRNGRGIQPTSAGLALAREADGVLTRLGDVEAFVADLRDGRTGSLSMAYFPSVGAAWLPTVARVLLREFPDIRLDLELRDDPPTGAGKRPDVQIMVSHRDYTGTRDARAEHLIDDPYVVVLPKDHPLAGEDTVDLGRLAGERWIDNDFARGWCRRNLVEACRAAGFSPPFRVEAHDYPTAIAFVAAGIGVTVLPRLGAATLPGGVVAVPVTGPVVQRSIYALVQTAVASTPPVRCVVETLARCALTA, from the coding sequence ATGCTGGACCTGCACCGTCTGCGTATCTTTCGGGCCGTCGTGGCCAGCGGCTCCGTGAACGCCGCGGCTGCCAACCTGGGCTACACCGCATCGGCGGTGAGCCAGCACGTCACCGCCCTGCAGCGGGAGACCGGTCTGGTCCTGCTCTCCCGCAACGGCCGCGGCATCCAGCCGACCTCGGCCGGCCTGGCCCTCGCCCGCGAGGCCGACGGCGTGCTGACCCGGCTCGGTGACGTCGAGGCCTTCGTGGCGGACCTGCGCGACGGGCGCACCGGTTCGCTGTCGATGGCCTACTTCCCGTCGGTCGGCGCGGCGTGGCTGCCGACGGTCGCCCGTGTGCTGCTGCGGGAGTTCCCCGACATCCGCCTCGACCTCGAGCTGCGCGACGATCCACCGACCGGCGCGGGAAAGCGCCCCGACGTCCAGATCATGGTGTCGCACCGGGACTACACGGGCACCCGCGACGCCCGGGCCGAGCACCTGATCGACGACCCGTACGTCGTCGTGCTCCCCAAGGACCATCCTTTGGCCGGTGAGGACACTGTGGACCTGGGTCGCCTCGCCGGCGAACGCTGGATCGACAACGACTTCGCGCGCGGCTGGTGCCGGCGGAACCTTGTCGAAGCCTGCCGGGCAGCGGGTTTCAGCCCGCCGTTCCGGGTCGAGGCCCACGACTATCCGACCGCGATCGCCTTTGTCGCCGCGGGAATCGGTGTCACCGTGCTGCCGAGGCTGGGTGCCGCGACCCTGCCCGGTGGGGTGGTCGCCGTGCCGGTCACCGGACCGGTTGTGCAACGCTCGATCTACGCGCTGGTGCAGACCGCGGTGGCGTCCACCCCGCCGGTGCGGTGTGTTGTCGAGACGCTCGCCCGGTGCGCCCTCACGGCGTGA